One genomic region from Drosophila subpulchrella strain 33 F10 #4 breed RU33 chromosome 2R, RU_Dsub_v1.1 Primary Assembly, whole genome shotgun sequence encodes:
- the LOC119550909 gene encoding nephrin isoform X2 codes for MRKLHSKLSMKEDPNRTCSPPKTPAVTISHGMAAVTAPTPPVQVASPAVQKFRLTPHDLQILEGTDTLLRCEVSNRAGKVQWTKDGFALGFSAVIPGFPRYSVLVDAKQNAYNLQIKNATLEDDAEYQCQVGPAAGNPAIRANAKLSIVAAPSSIVIEGYARNARVEVEERQNLTLHCIAENANPAAEIVWFQGEVPVATAPIVSVNQTAPKRFTTSSTLHLQPRAEDDYKEFSCEARHKALPPDVPMRAQVQLSVLYPPGAPFFEGYRQGESLHRGQEVQIACRSRGGNPPAQLTWYRNGVAISSPQRTSGRLSENVYKFTAAAEDNGANLVCEAKNLLATTPLRAELNLTVLYAPKDVYLSGANQAKVGDSVQLSCVTAPSNPQARISWSINGRPLENSTYKTTSSSDGGWVSSSNISLTIDSQSRTFIAVCHALNTELTQNVVGSHTVNVLYPPSPPLLTGYNDGDILISGSILKLQCSSAGGNPPPTLQWYKNDKIINAPSKLVDSKITSEMSLLVNASDNNAIYKCKVQNAAIDIPLFATKTLGVHFPPETVKISVVPKNLVPGIRAKLVCDSSSSNPPAKISWWKDGIPVEGLNLANRPGLWGGSVSTLEMYVNITQDLDGIIYTCQSHNEVLQRSVHETISLDILYPPKFETSQSNTFVGVEGAPFHVELMASGNPMVISYTWTKDGLPISSNSLSGQRLISDGPRLNISRLSRNDAGVYMCEALNSQGTALLEVHVAVEYAPTITAVSEGRSFVAGEPAVLACHIQARPLEAAHVRWSRDGYDLASRTISSFENGTALLQIASVERSDIGNFTCIVDNQRGAPAAQNVLLVVQTAPEIDHSPGYTRYAARLGVRAQLICRSLASPQPSFIWRRHGKDLKMQRRNKFKSVERQVDTLNYESALLIENTSADDYGQYECVVRNALGQASTTLEFSKPSRPDAPLQLRVGNVSDTGVELNWTPGFDGGMQTYFRLRLKQHGEDKYKYVDAKPGHQNISLDGLKPGATYYFSVMAANEAGGSKFMPDIKLTLSKGSQPHSAEYTEKDELPNVMIIGITSAAMVLLVLNAALVAWFVIRRQNKSQSEAEPSNDDVYSKDDSQSVYKADVQKKAAASTYLVENVDIIQSTAYPPKYQESSMCTPPYPLCNPDFTRTLPNPKRHSQRNSATGMIEGMQMRSKDDHMLISNGLYIPSPSPASSLVIKGSYISSPSPAPPADGSYFNMSDKYMSYPPVTY; via the exons ATGCGAAAGTTGCACTCGAAACTATCAATGAAGGAGGACCCAAACCGGACCTGTTCCCCTCCGAAGACCCCTG CAGTTACCATCTCCCACGGAATGGCTGCAGTTACGGCTCCAACTCCACCTGTGCAGGTGGCGTCCCCGGCCGTGCAAAAGTTTCGCCTAACGCCCCACGATCTGCAAATTCTCGAGGGCACCGATACCCTCCTCCGCTGCGAGGTGTCCAACCGGGCGGGAAAGGTCCAGTGGACCAAGGATGGCTTTGCGTTGGGCTTCTCGGCGGTGATTCCGGGATTCCCCCGCTACTCGGTGCTGGTGGATGCCAAACAGAATGCCTATAATCTTCAGATCAAGAATGCCACGCTGGAGGACGACGCGGAATACCAGTGCCAGGTGGGTCCGGCCGCTGGGAACCCAGCCATCCGGGCAAATGCCAAGCTGAGCATAGTGGCCGCCCCCAGCAGCATCGTTATCGAGGGCTATGCCCGGAATGCCCGCGTGGAGGTGGAGGAGCGCCAGAACCTTACGCTGCACTGCATCGCGGAAAATGCCAATCCGGCGGCGGAGATTGTCTGGTTCCAGGGCGAAGTTCCAGTTGCCACGG CTCCCATTGTCTCGGTGAATCAAACTGCCCCGAAGCGCTTCACGACCAGCTCCACGTTGCACCTGCAGCCCCGCGCCGAGGACGATTACAAGGAGTTCTCCTGCGAAGCCCGTCACAAGGCCCTGCCTCCCGATGTGCCGATGCGCGCCCAGGTGCAGCTCTCCGTGCTCT ATCCTCCCGGCGCCCCGTTCTTTGAGGGCTACAGGCAGGGCGAGAGCCTGCATCGCGGCCAGGAAGTTCAAATTGCCTGCCGCAGCCGCGGCGGGAATCCCCCGGCCCAATTGACTTGGTACCGGAATGGCGTGGCCATCAGTTCGCCGCAACGCACCTCGGGCCGTCTGTCGGAGAACGTTTACAAGTTCACCGCCGCCGCCGAGGACAATGGGGCTAATTTGGTGTGCGAGGCCAAGAATCTGCTGGCGACAACTCCCCTGCGCGCCGAACTCAATCTGACTGTCCTGT ATGCCCCCAAGGACGTTTATCTAAGCGGCGCCAACCAGGCCAAGGTCGGCGATTCCGTGCAGCTGAGCTGCGTGACTGCCCCCTCGAATCCCCAGGCCCGTATAAGTTGGTCAATCAATGGACGACCGCTGGAGAACAGCACCTATAAGACCACCAGTAGCTCCGATGGTGGCTGGGTTAGCAGTTCCAACATCAGCTTGACCATCGACTCGCAGAGCAGGACCTTCATTGCCGTTTGCCACGCCCTCAACACGGAACTCACGCAGAATGTGGTGGGATCACACACCGTGAATGTCCTGT ACCCCCCTTCGCCACCCCTGCTGACAGGCTATAATGACGGTGATATTCTTATCTCTGGATCCATTTTAAAACTGCAGTGCAGCTCCGCTGGCGGCAATCCCCCACCCACTTTGCAGTGGTACAAAAACGATAAGATTATCAATGCTCCCTCCAAGTTGGTGGATAGTAAAATCACCTCTGAGATGTCTCTGTTGGTCAACGCCTCCGACAACAATGCCATCTACAAGTGTAAGGTTCAGAATGCAGCCATTGACATACCTCTTTTCGCCACCAAGACATTGGGAGTTCATT TTCCTCCCGAAACGGTGAAGATCAGTGTGGTGCCCAAGAATCTAGTGCCTGGTATTCGAGCCAAGCTGGTCTGCGACTCTAGCTCTAGTAATCCCCCGGCCAAGATCAGTTGGTGGAAGGATGGCATTCCCGTCGAGGGTCTCAACTTGGCCAACAGACCCGGTCTCTGGGGAGGTTCGGTGTCCACACTGGAGATGTACGTGAACATAACCCAGGATCTGGATGGCATCATCTACACATGCCAGAGTCACAATGAGGTATTGCAGCGCAGTGTGCACGAAACCATCAGCTTGGATATACTTT ATCCCCCCAAGTTCGAGACCTCGCAGAGCAATACCTTTGTGGGCGTTGAGGGGGCGCCGTTCCATGTGGAGCTGATGGCCAGCGGAAACCCAATGGTAATTAGCTACACCTGGACCAAGGACGGCCTGCCCATTAGCAGCAACAGTTTGAGCGGCCAGCGTTTGATCTCCGACGGACCTCGTCTCAATATCAGTCGTCTCAGTCGCAACGATGCGGGTGTCTACATGTGCGAGGCGCTCAATAGCCAGGGCACCGCTCTGCTGGAGGTCCATGTGGCCGTGGAAT ATGCCCCCACAATCACAGCGGTGAGTGAGGGTCGCAGCTTTGTGGCCGGCGAACCGGCAGTCTTGGCTTGCCACATCCAGGCCCGTCCGCTAGAGGCCGCCCATGTGCGCTGGTCTCGCGATGGCTACGACCTCGCCTCCCGCACCATCTCCAGTTTCGAAAACGGAACCGCCCTGCTGCAGATCGCCAGCGTGGAGCGCAGCGACATAGGCAACTTCACCTGCATCGTGGACAACCAGCGAGGAGCTCCCGCTGCGCAAAAcgtgctgctggtggtgcaaA CTGCCCCAGAAATCGACCACTCCCCTGGTTATACCCGCTATGCCGCCCGTTTGGGCGTGCGAGCCCAGCTGATTTGCCGATCCCTGGCCTCTCCCCAGCCCAGTTTCATCTGGCGTCGTCATGGCAAGGATCTCAAGATGCAGCGGCGCAACAAGTTCAAGAGTGTGGAGCGCCAGGTAGATACCCTCAACTATGAGTCAGCACTCCTGATCGAGAACACCTCGGCGGATGACTACGGGCAGTACGAGTGCGTGGTGCGGAATGCCCTGGGGCAGGCCAGTACCACCTTGGAGTTCAGCAAGCCCTCGCGACCGGATGCTCCGCTCCAGCTGAGGGTGGGAAATGTGAGTGACACGGGCGTGGAACTGAACTGGACACCGGGCTTCGATGGCGGCATGCAGACCTACTTCCGGCTGAGGCTCAAACAGCACGGCGAGGATAAGTACAAGTATGTGGACGCCAAGCCGGGACACCAGAATATATCCCTGGATGGCCTGAAACCCGGAGCCACCTACTACTTCTCCGTGATGGCTGCCAACGAGGCGGGTGGCAGTAAATTCATGCCGGACATCAAGTTGACCCTCAGCAAGGGCTCCCAGCCCCACTCGGCGGAGTACACCGAAAAGGACGAGCTGCCCAATGTGATGATCATAGGGATCACCTCTGCTGCCATGGTTTTGTTAGTCCTGAATGCTGCCCTGGTTGCCTGGTTCGTCATCCGTCGCCAGAACAAATCCCAGAGTGAGGCAGAGCCCAGCAATGATGATGTCTACTCCAAGGATGACAGTCAGTCGGTTTACAAG GCGGATGTGCAGAAGAAGGCTGCCGCCTCCACCTATCTCGTGGAGAACGTGGACATCATCCAGTCGACGGCGTATCCGCCGAAGTACCAGGAGAGCTCCATGTGCACCCCGCCGTATCCGCTCTGCAATCCGGACTTCACCCGGACCCTGCCCAATCCCAAGCGGCACAGTCAGCGGAACAGTGCCACGGGAATGATCGAGGGCATGCAGATGCGCTCCAAGGATGATCACATGCTGATCTCCAACGGACTCTACATACCATCACCATCGCCCGCCTCCTCGCTGGTGATCAAGGGTAGCTATATATCCTCACCATCGCCCGCGCCGCCAGCAGATGGATCATACTTCAATATGAGCGACAAGTACATGTCCTATCCACCGGTG ACCTACTAA
- the LOC119550909 gene encoding nephrin isoform X1, whose protein sequence is MRKLHSKLSMKEDPNRTCSPPKTPAVTISHGMAAVTAPTPPVQVASPAVQKFRLTPHDLQILEGTDTLLRCEVSNRAGKVQWTKDGFALGFSAVIPGFPRYSVLVDAKQNAYNLQIKNATLEDDAEYQCQVGPAAGNPAIRANAKLSIVAAPSSIVIEGYARNARVEVEERQNLTLHCIAENANPAAEIVWFQGEVPVATAPIVSVNQTAPKRFTTSSTLHLQPRAEDDYKEFSCEARHKALPPDVPMRAQVQLSVLYPPGAPFFEGYRQGESLHRGQEVQIACRSRGGNPPAQLTWYRNGVAISSPQRTSGRLSENVYKFTAAAEDNGANLVCEAKNLLATTPLRAELNLTVLYAPKDVYLSGANQAKVGDSVQLSCVTAPSNPQARISWSINGRPLENSTYKTTSSSDGGWVSSSNISLTIDSQSRTFIAVCHALNTELTQNVVGSHTVNVLYPPSPPLLTGYNDGDILISGSILKLQCSSAGGNPPPTLQWYKNDKIINAPSKLVDSKITSEMSLLVNASDNNAIYKCKVQNAAIDIPLFATKTLGVHFPPETVKISVVPKNLVPGIRAKLVCDSSSSNPPAKISWWKDGIPVEGLNLANRPGLWGGSVSTLEMYVNITQDLDGIIYTCQSHNEVLQRSVHETISLDILYPPKFETSQSNTFVGVEGAPFHVELMASGNPMVISYTWTKDGLPISSNSLSGQRLISDGPRLNISRLSRNDAGVYMCEALNSQGTALLEVHVAVEYAPTITAVSEGRSFVAGEPAVLACHIQARPLEAAHVRWSRDGYDLASRTISSFENGTALLQIASVERSDIGNFTCIVDNQRGAPAAQNVLLVVQTAPEIDHSPGYTRYAARLGVRAQLICRSLASPQPSFIWRRHGKDLKMQRRNKFKSVERQVDTLNYESALLIENTSADDYGQYECVVRNALGQASTTLEFSKPSRPDAPLQLRVGNVSDTGVELNWTPGFDGGMQTYFRLRLKQHGEDKYKYVDAKPGHQNISLDGLKPGATYYFSVMAANEAGGSKFMPDIKLTLSKGSQPHSAEYTEKDELPNVMIIGITSAAMVLLVLNAALVAWFVIRRQNKSQSEAEPSNDDVYSKDDSQSVYKLPITALQADVQKKAAASTYLVENVDIIQSTAYPPKYQESSMCTPPYPLCNPDFTRTLPNPKRHSQRNSATGMIEGMQMRSKDDHMLISNGLYIPSPSPASSLVIKGSYISSPSPAPPADGSYFNMSDKYMSYPPVTY, encoded by the exons ATGCGAAAGTTGCACTCGAAACTATCAATGAAGGAGGACCCAAACCGGACCTGTTCCCCTCCGAAGACCCCTG CAGTTACCATCTCCCACGGAATGGCTGCAGTTACGGCTCCAACTCCACCTGTGCAGGTGGCGTCCCCGGCCGTGCAAAAGTTTCGCCTAACGCCCCACGATCTGCAAATTCTCGAGGGCACCGATACCCTCCTCCGCTGCGAGGTGTCCAACCGGGCGGGAAAGGTCCAGTGGACCAAGGATGGCTTTGCGTTGGGCTTCTCGGCGGTGATTCCGGGATTCCCCCGCTACTCGGTGCTGGTGGATGCCAAACAGAATGCCTATAATCTTCAGATCAAGAATGCCACGCTGGAGGACGACGCGGAATACCAGTGCCAGGTGGGTCCGGCCGCTGGGAACCCAGCCATCCGGGCAAATGCCAAGCTGAGCATAGTGGCCGCCCCCAGCAGCATCGTTATCGAGGGCTATGCCCGGAATGCCCGCGTGGAGGTGGAGGAGCGCCAGAACCTTACGCTGCACTGCATCGCGGAAAATGCCAATCCGGCGGCGGAGATTGTCTGGTTCCAGGGCGAAGTTCCAGTTGCCACGG CTCCCATTGTCTCGGTGAATCAAACTGCCCCGAAGCGCTTCACGACCAGCTCCACGTTGCACCTGCAGCCCCGCGCCGAGGACGATTACAAGGAGTTCTCCTGCGAAGCCCGTCACAAGGCCCTGCCTCCCGATGTGCCGATGCGCGCCCAGGTGCAGCTCTCCGTGCTCT ATCCTCCCGGCGCCCCGTTCTTTGAGGGCTACAGGCAGGGCGAGAGCCTGCATCGCGGCCAGGAAGTTCAAATTGCCTGCCGCAGCCGCGGCGGGAATCCCCCGGCCCAATTGACTTGGTACCGGAATGGCGTGGCCATCAGTTCGCCGCAACGCACCTCGGGCCGTCTGTCGGAGAACGTTTACAAGTTCACCGCCGCCGCCGAGGACAATGGGGCTAATTTGGTGTGCGAGGCCAAGAATCTGCTGGCGACAACTCCCCTGCGCGCCGAACTCAATCTGACTGTCCTGT ATGCCCCCAAGGACGTTTATCTAAGCGGCGCCAACCAGGCCAAGGTCGGCGATTCCGTGCAGCTGAGCTGCGTGACTGCCCCCTCGAATCCCCAGGCCCGTATAAGTTGGTCAATCAATGGACGACCGCTGGAGAACAGCACCTATAAGACCACCAGTAGCTCCGATGGTGGCTGGGTTAGCAGTTCCAACATCAGCTTGACCATCGACTCGCAGAGCAGGACCTTCATTGCCGTTTGCCACGCCCTCAACACGGAACTCACGCAGAATGTGGTGGGATCACACACCGTGAATGTCCTGT ACCCCCCTTCGCCACCCCTGCTGACAGGCTATAATGACGGTGATATTCTTATCTCTGGATCCATTTTAAAACTGCAGTGCAGCTCCGCTGGCGGCAATCCCCCACCCACTTTGCAGTGGTACAAAAACGATAAGATTATCAATGCTCCCTCCAAGTTGGTGGATAGTAAAATCACCTCTGAGATGTCTCTGTTGGTCAACGCCTCCGACAACAATGCCATCTACAAGTGTAAGGTTCAGAATGCAGCCATTGACATACCTCTTTTCGCCACCAAGACATTGGGAGTTCATT TTCCTCCCGAAACGGTGAAGATCAGTGTGGTGCCCAAGAATCTAGTGCCTGGTATTCGAGCCAAGCTGGTCTGCGACTCTAGCTCTAGTAATCCCCCGGCCAAGATCAGTTGGTGGAAGGATGGCATTCCCGTCGAGGGTCTCAACTTGGCCAACAGACCCGGTCTCTGGGGAGGTTCGGTGTCCACACTGGAGATGTACGTGAACATAACCCAGGATCTGGATGGCATCATCTACACATGCCAGAGTCACAATGAGGTATTGCAGCGCAGTGTGCACGAAACCATCAGCTTGGATATACTTT ATCCCCCCAAGTTCGAGACCTCGCAGAGCAATACCTTTGTGGGCGTTGAGGGGGCGCCGTTCCATGTGGAGCTGATGGCCAGCGGAAACCCAATGGTAATTAGCTACACCTGGACCAAGGACGGCCTGCCCATTAGCAGCAACAGTTTGAGCGGCCAGCGTTTGATCTCCGACGGACCTCGTCTCAATATCAGTCGTCTCAGTCGCAACGATGCGGGTGTCTACATGTGCGAGGCGCTCAATAGCCAGGGCACCGCTCTGCTGGAGGTCCATGTGGCCGTGGAAT ATGCCCCCACAATCACAGCGGTGAGTGAGGGTCGCAGCTTTGTGGCCGGCGAACCGGCAGTCTTGGCTTGCCACATCCAGGCCCGTCCGCTAGAGGCCGCCCATGTGCGCTGGTCTCGCGATGGCTACGACCTCGCCTCCCGCACCATCTCCAGTTTCGAAAACGGAACCGCCCTGCTGCAGATCGCCAGCGTGGAGCGCAGCGACATAGGCAACTTCACCTGCATCGTGGACAACCAGCGAGGAGCTCCCGCTGCGCAAAAcgtgctgctggtggtgcaaA CTGCCCCAGAAATCGACCACTCCCCTGGTTATACCCGCTATGCCGCCCGTTTGGGCGTGCGAGCCCAGCTGATTTGCCGATCCCTGGCCTCTCCCCAGCCCAGTTTCATCTGGCGTCGTCATGGCAAGGATCTCAAGATGCAGCGGCGCAACAAGTTCAAGAGTGTGGAGCGCCAGGTAGATACCCTCAACTATGAGTCAGCACTCCTGATCGAGAACACCTCGGCGGATGACTACGGGCAGTACGAGTGCGTGGTGCGGAATGCCCTGGGGCAGGCCAGTACCACCTTGGAGTTCAGCAAGCCCTCGCGACCGGATGCTCCGCTCCAGCTGAGGGTGGGAAATGTGAGTGACACGGGCGTGGAACTGAACTGGACACCGGGCTTCGATGGCGGCATGCAGACCTACTTCCGGCTGAGGCTCAAACAGCACGGCGAGGATAAGTACAAGTATGTGGACGCCAAGCCGGGACACCAGAATATATCCCTGGATGGCCTGAAACCCGGAGCCACCTACTACTTCTCCGTGATGGCTGCCAACGAGGCGGGTGGCAGTAAATTCATGCCGGACATCAAGTTGACCCTCAGCAAGGGCTCCCAGCCCCACTCGGCGGAGTACACCGAAAAGGACGAGCTGCCCAATGTGATGATCATAGGGATCACCTCTGCTGCCATGGTTTTGTTAGTCCTGAATGCTGCCCTGGTTGCCTGGTTCGTCATCCGTCGCCAGAACAAATCCCAGAGTGAGGCAGAGCCCAGCAATGATGATGTCTACTCCAAGGATGACAGTCAGTCGGTTTACAAG CTGCCCATCACTGCTTTGCAGGCGGATGTGCAGAAGAAGGCTGCCGCCTCCACCTATCTCGTGGAGAACGTGGACATCATCCAGTCGACGGCGTATCCGCCGAAGTACCAGGAGAGCTCCATGTGCACCCCGCCGTATCCGCTCTGCAATCCGGACTTCACCCGGACCCTGCCCAATCCCAAGCGGCACAGTCAGCGGAACAGTGCCACGGGAATGATCGAGGGCATGCAGATGCGCTCCAAGGATGATCACATGCTGATCTCCAACGGACTCTACATACCATCACCATCGCCCGCCTCCTCGCTGGTGATCAAGGGTAGCTATATATCCTCACCATCGCCCGCGCCGCCAGCAGATGGATCATACTTCAATATGAGCGACAAGTACATGTCCTATCCACCGGTG ACCTACTAA
- the LOC119550909 gene encoding nephrin isoform X3, which produces MQFWITLTFAVLLAVTISHGMAAVTAPTPPVQVASPAVQKFRLTPHDLQILEGTDTLLRCEVSNRAGKVQWTKDGFALGFSAVIPGFPRYSVLVDAKQNAYNLQIKNATLEDDAEYQCQVGPAAGNPAIRANAKLSIVAAPSSIVIEGYARNARVEVEERQNLTLHCIAENANPAAEIVWFQGEVPVATAPIVSVNQTAPKRFTTSSTLHLQPRAEDDYKEFSCEARHKALPPDVPMRAQVQLSVLYPPGAPFFEGYRQGESLHRGQEVQIACRSRGGNPPAQLTWYRNGVAISSPQRTSGRLSENVYKFTAAAEDNGANLVCEAKNLLATTPLRAELNLTVLYAPKDVYLSGANQAKVGDSVQLSCVTAPSNPQARISWSINGRPLENSTYKTTSSSDGGWVSSSNISLTIDSQSRTFIAVCHALNTELTQNVVGSHTVNVLYPPSPPLLTGYNDGDILISGSILKLQCSSAGGNPPPTLQWYKNDKIINAPSKLVDSKITSEMSLLVNASDNNAIYKCKVQNAAIDIPLFATKTLGVHFPPETVKISVVPKNLVPGIRAKLVCDSSSSNPPAKISWWKDGIPVEGLNLANRPGLWGGSVSTLEMYVNITQDLDGIIYTCQSHNEVLQRSVHETISLDILYPPKFETSQSNTFVGVEGAPFHVELMASGNPMVISYTWTKDGLPISSNSLSGQRLISDGPRLNISRLSRNDAGVYMCEALNSQGTALLEVHVAVEYAPTITAVSEGRSFVAGEPAVLACHIQARPLEAAHVRWSRDGYDLASRTISSFENGTALLQIASVERSDIGNFTCIVDNQRGAPAAQNVLLVVQTAPEIDHSPGYTRYAARLGVRAQLICRSLASPQPSFIWRRHGKDLKMQRRNKFKSVERQVDTLNYESALLIENTSADDYGQYECVVRNALGQASTTLEFSKPSRPDAPLQLRVGNVSDTGVELNWTPGFDGGMQTYFRLRLKQHGEDKYKYVDAKPGHQNISLDGLKPGATYYFSVMAANEAGGSKFMPDIKLTLSKGSQPHSAEYTEKDELPNVMIIGITSAAMVLLVLNAALVAWFVIRRQNKSQSEAEPSNDDVYSKDDSQSVYKLPITALQADVQKKAAASTYLVENVDIIQSTAYPPKYQESSMCTPPYPLCNPDFTRTLPNPKRHSQRNSATGMIEGMQMRSKDDHMLISNGLYIPSPSPASSLVIKGSYISSPSPAPPADGSYFNMSDKYMSYPPVTY; this is translated from the exons CAGTTACCATCTCCCACGGAATGGCTGCAGTTACGGCTCCAACTCCACCTGTGCAGGTGGCGTCCCCGGCCGTGCAAAAGTTTCGCCTAACGCCCCACGATCTGCAAATTCTCGAGGGCACCGATACCCTCCTCCGCTGCGAGGTGTCCAACCGGGCGGGAAAGGTCCAGTGGACCAAGGATGGCTTTGCGTTGGGCTTCTCGGCGGTGATTCCGGGATTCCCCCGCTACTCGGTGCTGGTGGATGCCAAACAGAATGCCTATAATCTTCAGATCAAGAATGCCACGCTGGAGGACGACGCGGAATACCAGTGCCAGGTGGGTCCGGCCGCTGGGAACCCAGCCATCCGGGCAAATGCCAAGCTGAGCATAGTGGCCGCCCCCAGCAGCATCGTTATCGAGGGCTATGCCCGGAATGCCCGCGTGGAGGTGGAGGAGCGCCAGAACCTTACGCTGCACTGCATCGCGGAAAATGCCAATCCGGCGGCGGAGATTGTCTGGTTCCAGGGCGAAGTTCCAGTTGCCACGG CTCCCATTGTCTCGGTGAATCAAACTGCCCCGAAGCGCTTCACGACCAGCTCCACGTTGCACCTGCAGCCCCGCGCCGAGGACGATTACAAGGAGTTCTCCTGCGAAGCCCGTCACAAGGCCCTGCCTCCCGATGTGCCGATGCGCGCCCAGGTGCAGCTCTCCGTGCTCT ATCCTCCCGGCGCCCCGTTCTTTGAGGGCTACAGGCAGGGCGAGAGCCTGCATCGCGGCCAGGAAGTTCAAATTGCCTGCCGCAGCCGCGGCGGGAATCCCCCGGCCCAATTGACTTGGTACCGGAATGGCGTGGCCATCAGTTCGCCGCAACGCACCTCGGGCCGTCTGTCGGAGAACGTTTACAAGTTCACCGCCGCCGCCGAGGACAATGGGGCTAATTTGGTGTGCGAGGCCAAGAATCTGCTGGCGACAACTCCCCTGCGCGCCGAACTCAATCTGACTGTCCTGT ATGCCCCCAAGGACGTTTATCTAAGCGGCGCCAACCAGGCCAAGGTCGGCGATTCCGTGCAGCTGAGCTGCGTGACTGCCCCCTCGAATCCCCAGGCCCGTATAAGTTGGTCAATCAATGGACGACCGCTGGAGAACAGCACCTATAAGACCACCAGTAGCTCCGATGGTGGCTGGGTTAGCAGTTCCAACATCAGCTTGACCATCGACTCGCAGAGCAGGACCTTCATTGCCGTTTGCCACGCCCTCAACACGGAACTCACGCAGAATGTGGTGGGATCACACACCGTGAATGTCCTGT ACCCCCCTTCGCCACCCCTGCTGACAGGCTATAATGACGGTGATATTCTTATCTCTGGATCCATTTTAAAACTGCAGTGCAGCTCCGCTGGCGGCAATCCCCCACCCACTTTGCAGTGGTACAAAAACGATAAGATTATCAATGCTCCCTCCAAGTTGGTGGATAGTAAAATCACCTCTGAGATGTCTCTGTTGGTCAACGCCTCCGACAACAATGCCATCTACAAGTGTAAGGTTCAGAATGCAGCCATTGACATACCTCTTTTCGCCACCAAGACATTGGGAGTTCATT TTCCTCCCGAAACGGTGAAGATCAGTGTGGTGCCCAAGAATCTAGTGCCTGGTATTCGAGCCAAGCTGGTCTGCGACTCTAGCTCTAGTAATCCCCCGGCCAAGATCAGTTGGTGGAAGGATGGCATTCCCGTCGAGGGTCTCAACTTGGCCAACAGACCCGGTCTCTGGGGAGGTTCGGTGTCCACACTGGAGATGTACGTGAACATAACCCAGGATCTGGATGGCATCATCTACACATGCCAGAGTCACAATGAGGTATTGCAGCGCAGTGTGCACGAAACCATCAGCTTGGATATACTTT ATCCCCCCAAGTTCGAGACCTCGCAGAGCAATACCTTTGTGGGCGTTGAGGGGGCGCCGTTCCATGTGGAGCTGATGGCCAGCGGAAACCCAATGGTAATTAGCTACACCTGGACCAAGGACGGCCTGCCCATTAGCAGCAACAGTTTGAGCGGCCAGCGTTTGATCTCCGACGGACCTCGTCTCAATATCAGTCGTCTCAGTCGCAACGATGCGGGTGTCTACATGTGCGAGGCGCTCAATAGCCAGGGCACCGCTCTGCTGGAGGTCCATGTGGCCGTGGAAT ATGCCCCCACAATCACAGCGGTGAGTGAGGGTCGCAGCTTTGTGGCCGGCGAACCGGCAGTCTTGGCTTGCCACATCCAGGCCCGTCCGCTAGAGGCCGCCCATGTGCGCTGGTCTCGCGATGGCTACGACCTCGCCTCCCGCACCATCTCCAGTTTCGAAAACGGAACCGCCCTGCTGCAGATCGCCAGCGTGGAGCGCAGCGACATAGGCAACTTCACCTGCATCGTGGACAACCAGCGAGGAGCTCCCGCTGCGCAAAAcgtgctgctggtggtgcaaA CTGCCCCAGAAATCGACCACTCCCCTGGTTATACCCGCTATGCCGCCCGTTTGGGCGTGCGAGCCCAGCTGATTTGCCGATCCCTGGCCTCTCCCCAGCCCAGTTTCATCTGGCGTCGTCATGGCAAGGATCTCAAGATGCAGCGGCGCAACAAGTTCAAGAGTGTGGAGCGCCAGGTAGATACCCTCAACTATGAGTCAGCACTCCTGATCGAGAACACCTCGGCGGATGACTACGGGCAGTACGAGTGCGTGGTGCGGAATGCCCTGGGGCAGGCCAGTACCACCTTGGAGTTCAGCAAGCCCTCGCGACCGGATGCTCCGCTCCAGCTGAGGGTGGGAAATGTGAGTGACACGGGCGTGGAACTGAACTGGACACCGGGCTTCGATGGCGGCATGCAGACCTACTTCCGGCTGAGGCTCAAACAGCACGGCGAGGATAAGTACAAGTATGTGGACGCCAAGCCGGGACACCAGAATATATCCCTGGATGGCCTGAAACCCGGAGCCACCTACTACTTCTCCGTGATGGCTGCCAACGAGGCGGGTGGCAGTAAATTCATGCCGGACATCAAGTTGACCCTCAGCAAGGGCTCCCAGCCCCACTCGGCGGAGTACACCGAAAAGGACGAGCTGCCCAATGTGATGATCATAGGGATCACCTCTGCTGCCATGGTTTTGTTAGTCCTGAATGCTGCCCTGGTTGCCTGGTTCGTCATCCGTCGCCAGAACAAATCCCAGAGTGAGGCAGAGCCCAGCAATGATGATGTCTACTCCAAGGATGACAGTCAGTCGGTTTACAAG CTGCCCATCACTGCTTTGCAGGCGGATGTGCAGAAGAAGGCTGCCGCCTCCACCTATCTCGTGGAGAACGTGGACATCATCCAGTCGACGGCGTATCCGCCGAAGTACCAGGAGAGCTCCATGTGCACCCCGCCGTATCCGCTCTGCAATCCGGACTTCACCCGGACCCTGCCCAATCCCAAGCGGCACAGTCAGCGGAACAGTGCCACGGGAATGATCGAGGGCATGCAGATGCGCTCCAAGGATGATCACATGCTGATCTCCAACGGACTCTACATACCATCACCATCGCCCGCCTCCTCGCTGGTGATCAAGGGTAGCTATATATCCTCACCATCGCCCGCGCCGCCAGCAGATGGATCATACTTCAATATGAGCGACAAGTACATGTCCTATCCACCGGTG ACCTACTAA